In the Salarias fasciatus chromosome 13, fSalaFa1.1, whole genome shotgun sequence genome, one interval contains:
- the memo1 gene encoding protein MEMO1 produces MSNRVVCREASHAGSWYSASGSQLNAQLEGWLSQAQSTIRPARAIIAPHAGYTYCGACAAHAYKQVDPSVTRRVFILGPSHHVPLSRCALSPADIYRTPLYDLRIDQKVYADLWKTGLFERMSLQTDEDEHSIEMHLPYTAKAMESHKDEFSIVPVLVGALSESKEQEYGKLLSKYLADPSNLFIVSSDFCHWGQRFRYTYYDEAQGEIYRSIEHLDKMGMGIIEQLDPMSFTNYLKKYRNTICGRHPIGVLLHAVAELRKSGLEMNFSFLNYAQSSQCRNWQDSSVSYAAGALVVH; encoded by the exons GATCCCAGCTGAATGCACAGCTAGAAGGCTGGCTGTCTCAAGCACAGTCAACCATCAGACCTGCGAGAGCCATCATAGCGCC CCATGCTGGGTATACCTACTGTGGTGCTTGTGCAGCACATGCCTACAAGCAGGTTGATCCCTCAGTTAC TCGTAGGGTGTTCATCCTGGGACCTTCACACCATGTGCCCCTCTCCCGCTGTGCCCTGTCACCTGCAGACATCTATAGAACACCCCTCTATGACCTGAGGATCGACCAGAAGG tttatgCTGACCTCTGGAAAACCGGGTTGTTTGAGAGGATGAGTCTGCAGACAGATGAAGATGAGCACAGTATTGAAATGCACTTGCCTTATACTGCTAAAGCCATGGAGAG CCACAAAGACGAGTTTAGCATCGTTCCTGTGCTCGTTGGAGCCCTGAGCGAGTCGAAGGAACAGGAATATGGGAAGCTGCTCAGCAAGTACCTGGCAGACCCTTCAAACCTTTTCATCGTCTCATCTGACTTCTGCCACTGGG GTCAACGGTTTCGCTACACGTACTACGATGAAGCTCAAGGAGAGATCTACAGGTCTATTGAGCATCTTGATAAAATG GGGATGGGCATTATAGAGCAGCTGGACCCCATGTCTTTTACCAACTACTTGAAGAAGTACCGCAACACCATCTGTGGGCGCCACCCGATTGGAGTACTGCTACAT GCTGTGGCCGAGCTGAGGAAGTCTGGTCTAGAAATGAACTTCTCTTTTCTGAATTACGCGCAGTCGAGTCAGTGCAGGAACTGGCAGGACAGCTCCGTGAGCTACGCTGCTGGGGCGCTCGTCGTTCATTGA
- the mkks gene encoding molecular chaperone MKKS codes for MEPLAQLTGAKAIATLQTTIPPEAYGKVKDLSIKEFGSKTMLHLQPVGESAICTMILCHRNETMLSELKVVCQKTEHVLRLTLKEPFTLLGGGCTETHLAAYVRHKSKKQLPEVASLLGCSQAEYLLGVDIFCKSLESVARALEHDGRVSSIDLTHAHHWILPADVTEECLEESSDSCGCGLVRSNSNRKWTHLNTEYSDFCPAPLLRDAPVQPCVLDSFTAKLNALHVAVETANIALDVRYIIQDVN; via the exons ATGGAGCCACTTGCTCAGCTGACAG GTGCCAAGGCTATTGCCACACTACAGACCACAATCCCACCCGAGGCCTATGGGAAGGTGAAGGATCTCAGCATCAAGGAGTTTGGATCCAAGACCATGTTGCATTTACAGCCTGTTGGGGAGTCAGCAATCTGCACCATGATCCTCTGCCACAGAAATGAGACAATGTTAAGCGAGCTCAAG GTGGTGTGCCAGAAGACAGAACACGTGTTGAGGCTCACCCTAAAGGAACCATTCACCTTGCTGGGAGGCggctgtactgagacccacctTGCTGCTTATGTCAGACACAAG AGCAAGAAGCAGCTTCCAGAGGTGGCGTCTCTGCTCGGCTGCTCTCAGGCGGAGTACCTTCTTGGTGTGGACATCTTCTGCAAATCGCTGGAGTCTGTCgccagagcactggagcatgaCGGCAGAGTTTCTTCTATCGATCTGACTCATGCTCACCACTGGATTCTCCCTGCAGATGTGACGGAGGAATGTTTGGAGGAGAGCTCGGACTCGTGTGGCTGTGGGCTGGTGAGGAGtaactcaaacaggaagtggactcATCTAAACACGGAATATTCAGACTTCTGTCCTGCACCGCTGTTGAGAGACGCTCCTGTGCAGCCGTGTGTGCTGGACTCTTTCACAGCTAAACTCAATGCATTACATGTTGCTGTAGAAACCGCTAATATTGCACTGGATGTCAGATATATAATTCAAGATGTGAACTAG